From the Candidatus Dormiibacterota bacterium genome, one window contains:
- the egtD gene encoding L-histidine N(alpha)-methyltransferase: MTAGEAAFLSRLTIDQEEAGSTSGSFAEDVRAGLTSSPKCLPARHLYDAIGSALYEAITLLPEYYLTRAERAILERYAGVILERVGDAEIVELGPGDGSKSRIVIEAALRRQQIVRYHPIDISAAALQALAERLVVEYDRLIVAAHCGDYRRALLARRLRGDARVMVMFLGSSIGNYERREAVGLLQSIATALRPGDALLLGVDLKKSRQELELAYNDPCGVTAAFNRNVLARINRELGGAFDLQAFRFLVAYDERRACVDSFQESTTDQRVGIAALGMHVDFARGERIHTESSYKYDADEIRSMAQDSGFSVDDAWTDGAQRFSVNLLARR; encoded by the coding sequence ATGACCGCTGGCGAGGCTGCATTCCTGAGCCGACTCACGATCGACCAAGAGGAGGCCGGCTCCACGAGCGGCAGCTTTGCGGAAGACGTGCGCGCGGGCCTCACGTCGTCACCCAAGTGCCTTCCGGCGCGCCACCTGTACGATGCGATCGGATCTGCGTTGTATGAAGCCATCACGCTGTTGCCGGAGTACTATCTCACGCGCGCCGAGCGCGCGATTCTCGAACGCTACGCGGGCGTGATTCTGGAGCGCGTCGGGGATGCCGAGATCGTCGAGCTGGGGCCAGGAGACGGGAGCAAGTCGCGTATCGTCATCGAGGCGGCGCTGCGCCGGCAGCAGATCGTACGCTACCATCCGATCGACATCTCCGCGGCGGCGTTACAGGCGCTGGCCGAGCGCCTCGTCGTCGAGTACGACCGTCTTATCGTAGCCGCGCACTGCGGCGACTACCGCCGCGCTTTGCTCGCGCGCCGGCTGCGCGGCGACGCGCGCGTGATGGTGATGTTTCTCGGTTCGAGCATCGGAAACTACGAGCGCCGCGAAGCGGTTGGGCTTCTGCAGAGCATCGCCACGGCGCTGCGTCCCGGGGACGCACTGCTGCTCGGCGTCGATTTGAAGAAGTCTCGCCAAGAACTGGAGCTCGCCTATAACGATCCGTGCGGGGTCACCGCGGCGTTCAATCGCAACGTCCTTGCCCGCATCAATCGCGAGCTGGGCGGCGCGTTCGATCTCCAAGCGTTTCGCTTTCTCGTCGCGTACGACGAGCGGCGCGCATGCGTCGATTCCTTCCAGGAGTCGACGACCGATCAACGCGTTGGGATCGCGGCGCTCGGCATGCACGTCGATTTTGCCCGCGGCGAGCGCATTCACACGGAATCATCGTACAAGTACGATGCGGACGAGATACGCTCGATGGCGCAAGACAGCGGCTTTAGCGTGGATGACGCCTGGACCGACGGCGCGCAGCGCTTCAGCGTGAACTTGCTCGCGCGCCGCTAG
- a CDS encoding HD-GYP domain-containing protein has protein sequence MDGSIARSGTLLFSERRAFLRDAILEGAPEAKNSVFARAFAECFVDRVAEALEEGAWTPFLTWVDVTYRRHAESVPARSLFTAAPRAVSDALDTIGTPPDVLERFRSVAQEIATIADGILSADGADHAGVLEEIDVALASVVGELRALDPMTADHAQAVSAWCGRVAERMGLTKPEARKVTRGGLVHDFGKTAIPREILTAPRCLSDEEWDLMREHVLAGERAIRETPSLRQFCSIVRSHHERFDGLGYPDGLESHRIPITVRIVAVADSFNAMIASRPYRPAMSPAHALAELKRCRGSQFDPGVVDAMIDVVTTGRP, from the coding sequence ATGGATGGCTCGATCGCGCGGTCCGGTACGCTGCTGTTCAGCGAGCGCCGCGCCTTCTTGCGCGACGCGATTCTCGAAGGAGCCCCGGAAGCAAAGAACTCGGTCTTCGCGCGTGCGTTCGCAGAGTGTTTCGTCGACCGCGTTGCGGAAGCGCTCGAAGAGGGCGCGTGGACGCCGTTCTTGACCTGGGTCGACGTTACGTACCGCCGGCATGCCGAATCGGTCCCTGCGCGCTCCCTTTTTACCGCCGCTCCCCGAGCGGTCTCGGACGCGCTCGACACGATTGGAACGCCGCCGGACGTGCTCGAGCGGTTCCGGTCGGTGGCGCAGGAGATCGCGACGATCGCGGACGGCATTCTCAGCGCTGACGGGGCGGACCATGCAGGAGTGCTCGAAGAGATCGACGTCGCGCTAGCGAGCGTCGTCGGCGAGCTTCGCGCGCTCGACCCGATGACGGCGGATCACGCGCAGGCCGTGTCGGCATGGTGCGGGCGCGTTGCCGAGCGGATGGGCTTGACGAAACCCGAGGCGAGAAAAGTAACGCGAGGCGGGCTCGTCCACGATTTCGGTAAGACTGCGATTCCAAGAGAGATTCTCACGGCGCCTCGCTGCCTGAGCGACGAGGAATGGGATCTCATGCGCGAGCACGTTCTTGCCGGTGAGCGCGCGATTCGCGAGACGCCGTCGCTCCGGCAGTTCTGCTCGATCGTGCGCTCGCATCACGAGCGGTTCGACGGTTTGGGCTATCCCGACGGTTTGGAGTCCCATCGCATTCCGATCACCGTTCGCATCGTCGCGGTCGCGGATTCGTTCAACGCGATGATCGCGTCGCGCCCGTATCGGCCTGCGATGAGCCCGGCGCACGCGCTTGCCGAGCTCAAGCGCTGCAGAGGCTCCCAGTTCGATCCGGGTGTCGTCGACGCGATGATCGACGTCGTCACCACGGGACGCCCGTAG